The window aaaaaaataaaatttgacacCAGCCCGGTTAtaagacgtggtatgccttcggcattccacctAATAACCTTTCAACCATGTATATTTTTGTTGCTTGTAATTGTTAgttatttggaaattgtccAATATACTATTTATTGTGTAAGACTCCAAATAAAACATATCTGTCTGTCTGTCCGATCTGTCTTGATAGGTGCAAAAATTCATCAAATTTCCGTGCGGGAAGCAAAGACAATTTGCATCGTTTCACGACGAGAAAGCAAAGTCCTACAGACTTACCAGTCACATCTTATGCCTCAACAAGCGTACTTGATAGTTAGCGTATATTGTTAGAAATTTTCACTATTGAATGTGTCAAGATACGTAGCTAAATGAGCTCATGGTTAGTTCACAGCGTTAAATTTGCATATGGGTGCTCTAGATTTTTTCATCTCCTGAATATATTTTGTAATTAGCCGAGTGACGGCCTACTTTCCTGGCTAatcatacagctatttcgagaaagtttgtcaagaataaagtgcacgcgacaatcccgaaaggtaatatgggatatgatcaatacactgttgctaacgactgtagctgtcgaacctacttttgttactttccttcagcactcgcaaacatatatcagtggcctcccgtacgattcttttaaatttctttgaaaaacagtgaacttaaaatcacccacaatacctttcaggattgtcgcgtgcactttttccgacaacctttcttaAAATAGCTGTATACGGGTGAGGCCTTACAACAGGCTGGTTGCTTAACcgtttgattactatctggcaaaatacgtccagctttatccacggtcccatctccacatgttctctaccttgaatcgacgattatcgttaattgttaatttgctttcaatttactattatcgttatttcagaacactgtgtcccaggacttgtggtagcaaataaaaagaaaaaagtaaaagcagcccctggacaggatttgaaccccgagcacccacttcgaaggaactgtttttatccacttgaagggcgctaggtcacgctattttaggtaattttgtttaattttgttaattatgagctctaaacgtcaaattggcagagcaagagtctttcatttgcaaaatcacggccacataacaactgagaatgattttccagctttgtaaatgacattttgatatagactgatataaatttgaaaaaaggtgggccgacgtttttcaaatttacccaaattcaatccatttcaatcttctccagtttgtccatccatgtcctttcttggcttccctgtgttttgttagagttctcctatagttttgaacagttattttgatattttagttaattctatgaccattcgatcagtgcttaaattgcttgaaattgcgtgacctagcccctttaaccactaaagatcaactgattAAAAATGTGCctattatttaccaaaactaattagtatatatataaaatcattgctgaataatggttaagtctaaagcttgattttaaaatgcttagctttctcttgaagtttggtaaccgacatttttcactgtgtaagcttgcttcttagcggctgttattacacgtttacagcggcacttttggaagaaaaaattattgacattaataaaaaatgacatcctcgcagttagtgatgtggtagtctagtggttaagtgaaggggttattaattacacgttcccaggttcgagtcctgcgagtccagacattgggtaccgcttttaaaagaaatatgttcatttcccataatccatatcaagctttcagtgttctgaaataacgataatagtaaattgaaagcaaattaacaattaacgataatcgtcaattcaaggtagagaacatgctgcccatctaccccttgtgacggtcaggaacagctttgtccactaacttatgcagggagaagagatctttcaaactataccagaatgagcacaattcagtcaaggaaactggagaaacggccaaaaaaaccatgtaacactgacctgaaaatctccatgaaaagcttgctccattacccacctacctttctgagcacctacttctaagatgatgaaacgcacctcagaaactcttcccaccaaaataaagcctaccaaatgcccagcaagttaaaaaaaaaatgaggcaaggaaagcgaactttgcaagcgcttattttgcacttggctgaaaaggccgcggagtgtacaacctggaaacgggtttgtaggaaGATTTacctcttaaacagcacgacagtgaccaaaaaacccctcaactaccttcaaaacgtgtttttcggccaaatctctagtagccaaagggttaagatTAGCTATATACAGGTGTATTTATACCCGCTGTGATAAACTCTGTGCGAAACTTATGGAGAAAAAATAAGGATGGCCTCCTTTTACCGCTGCGTTTGGCACACAGACCTGGGCTCACGCGCCAAAAAACTTTAATAAAAATCCAAACGGGAGCCTGTAGAACGGACTTTTTTTCCCAGCGTTATACTGAAAAATgtctaataacaaattataccCTTAACGTTTATATTATGATAATATTAGTTATTGTTGGAATTAGTAGACAATTTCTTGCCAATTTTGCCTTTGTAGCTTCTATATCCCGATCCTCGGAGTACATTTCCATTCCGGCCTAACTTCAACTTTAATTTCTCATTCTTggtttttccttcatttgcattgtaattcatctttatttgatCATGTCattgtaaatttaaaagaacTCTGAACTTTTTGTGAACTCTAAACTTCTGACGGACATACATACACATATGACACACAGTTATACTGTTTTATTGTTACATTTCTGCGCAATAAAACATCAAAATCGGCCAGTTGCCGTTTAAGTAATTCGTTTTCGATTTAAGGCTTAATCAACTTGAGTTGACAGCTGGTTTTCCTCTGCAAAGTAACATGTTAATTGTCTCCTTGATAGCCAGTCGAAGATCGCGAAGTCGCCAGTAGTACAAAAATGGATTAATAGAAGAATTTACCAAAAGGAGAGTCATAGAAAAATTCCATTCCTTTCTCCAAACGTTATGCGAAGAGCTGACCGAATAGAGAAACAGTAGAATATAGGCAGGAAAGTAGCAAGCCAGCATAGAAATGTGAAACACGAATGTGTTCACAGTGCTTTTTACAAGTTGTTTCATATGCAAGTTTTCATTTCCCTCAACAGCGACAGCTGCATTTTGAGTCCGAATACGGAAATGGTGGCGGCGAACAACTCGGTAGATGCTGATGTAGGAGAACGTGGAAATGGCAAGGCAGGTGCCTGTGGAAATTGCTAAGAAAATGTCATACCAAAAAATATCCCAAAAGTAAACACCGGAGTAAGCAAAGCTGACACACCAAATAATAACGACTATAAATCTAACTCGGGATATGGTCACCACCGCTGAATATCGCAGATGATAGTGGACGGTCAAGAGACGATCTACGCTTTTAGCAGTTATCAGCCACATCGAGACACCACATAGGCTGTTGCCCAATGTATCCCAAATCTTTTGCAACGAAGGATCTTCGGAGAGTTCCTTTGCAATGTAGATCGGTTGAGCAACCAGTCCAACCAACAGATCTGAAAGCGCAAGACTACAAAGAATCAACATCGACGGTCGAGACTTCATAGCTGGAGATCTCCATATGGCGGTTAACACCAATGCGTTggcaaaaattgaaacaagaaCAAATGGGCCATTCAGGATAGCATTCACGAGGGCAATGGTTTCTTGACCAGACATAACGCGGCCCAGTTTTTAGCTCctgttttcttgattttaattctgaaacaaaaaacaaataacgTTTTCCGTTTTCATTTATTATCCTTTATATTAACCTTTTTACTATCCAAGTTGCCCATAAAGGAAGTTCCAATTCCAGTATCGACTTGGTATCAATATTCCGTTCTCCATTCGATATTACTATATCGTTTTTGTAGTCAAATTCAATGTCGTTCAAAGTTAAAATGGGACGAGGTCAACTTGCTGTTTAATTGACAAGATTCGGTCGAAATAATTAAGAATGAGTAACTAATGGTATCGATTTAAGCGATATTCTAACAGGTTACGATACTTCTCTGGCAAATCTCAGTATCGATGATCtcgaatatttatatttaatattCACTTGATCAGCTCAACGTCATTGAAAAAAACGGCATGTGTTTTAGGCCATTCCTATTTCTTATTTCGACGTGAACTTGTGTTTTAAAATTggtttatttttctgttttgtgtAATTTAATAGCATGGGAAATGGTTTTCAAGGAAGCTCCTCTGTATTCTATCCTGAGCCGACCAATCATAAGACCAAGTGAAAGAAGGCTTTTGTGACAGACAAGACTGTTTTGCTCAAGCAATAAGTCGGGGGTAAACagctttctctttcattttgccCCCAAAACGAAAAATATCACCAGTGGTCATTAAGTTTAATTGCGCACGAGATAATGAAAATATGGAGATATGTTACTTCGTCAAGATAGTGAAATGTTCCACTGAAttccattgttttgttttggcgaAATGTGGAAGTTATAACTAATTTGAATTGAATACTAAAAGAGTAACGGGAATAAAAAACAGAAGATactggttgtttaccatttaccgaaaaaatccggaaatttcggttggaatgtaaatggtaagcctattttggtcttcccagACGGAAAATTCccggagaaaacgggatttcttgaaaggtagtccaaaattcccaaacggaatttCCACATGGAAAAtgtgtttaccatttgcattcctccatgattttgcctccctccagactctctcggtaaccttgaacgggttttgtaaatggtacacgccgatcccaactaaatttcctattcgggagtttttgcttaccatttgagcaaacctagtaccaaccggtctctgcttgtaaatggtaaacaaccactGGAagtcagttggttgagcaccgggctgtcacgcgggaggtcgtgagttcaactccggccggaccaacactcagggtctttaaataactgaggagaaagtgctgcctttgtaattacatttgcaaatggttagactctctagtcttctcggataaggacgataagccggaggtcccgtctcacaacccttcaatgttcataatcccgtgggacgtaaaagaacccgcacacttgtcgcaaagagtagggcatgtagttcccgttGTTGtagtctgtcttctgtgatgtatcatggttgggagggtaaatgctcggagaaattagctacaccgagctactctaaaaatccgagggtaaacaaagatatatgatatgatatatatgatatGAAATCTAACAAATCttcgttgtatcggctcttgattacgccgatcagatcaagccagttTGATCCAACGCACACCGACGGGAGTATTGTCTACGGTCGCTTGCTTGAAAATGCTATGACGATAATTATTGATGGTGAAAAAAtgctaacaatttttttttcgggcaaGAAAGTACGCTAACAAAATAATGTGTAAAGAAATTGCCGCCACCCACCACCTCttgaagaaaacgttttcctaCCTGATATTGGACTGTTAAATAATTTCAGTAAGATTGGACAGTATCTTTCTTGATGGGGTATGATTCTAGCTCTGAAGCTGAGAGTGTTTCGATTAATTATTAGCGCTGCTTATGAGATAAATTAAAAGAACAGCTTTGTTCTTCAGAGGAGGGAGAGTGTGCACCTGCAccttccaacatttttttggtaCGCGTCTGCGCACTAATCGGTATCTCAATGACGCAttcatgtccgtatccatagtaataaccgcggctgcagcctgggactgaataccagaCCTCTCGAGAAGccttgttgaatcaaatgttgatggtGTGTTGTAACCGTTTGTCCACGGCCActccagcagtcaacatcgttcaaccaaatcgaacggatgttcaAGCCGTTTCCCCGGGCCCTTAGGGATTTTTTTCCCGATAATCTTCTCACCAGTTAGCTTTCCGGATGGATAAACAAGTACCCGGCTTATTACCGGTTCCAACTGAGACAGATCACGCGAGAACGTaagtaatgcacctatcaatgttaagccccagggaggggggggggggggggaaaggtcGGGCatgggtggggattttgacattttcatttaaaataattcaaattccccacccctgggaCAAGTAATTGGTCAAAATGTCCACCCGGCGTCAAGTGAAGgtggtaaaatgtcctttgtacgATCAAAATCGCTAGCCTGTGGACGTCACAtacgatcaaaatccctaccctggGGAGGACAGACCTCATGATCAAACTCCCGTGGTTAGCCcgacccccttcccccctccctggggcttaacattgataggtgcaaaAATTCATCAAATTTCCGTGCGGGAAGCAAAGACAATTTCCATCATTTCACGACGAGAAAGCAAACTCCTACAGATTTACCAGTCACATCTTATGCCTCAACAAGCTTACTTGACTTGATAGTTAGCGTATTGTTAGAAATTTTTACTATTGAATGTGTCAAGATACGTAGCTAAATTAGCTCATGGTTAGTTCACCGCGTTAAATTTATTTGCATATGGGTGCTCTAGATTTTTCGTTGTCGGTGATCCCAAATTCACCTCCTGAATATATTTTGTAATTAGCCGAGTGACTCGCCTACTTTCCTGGCTAATCAAATCGTGAGGCCTTACAGCAGGCTGGTTGCTTAAGATTTGCTATATATACCCGCTGTGAAAAACTCTGTGCGAAACTTATGGAGAAAAAATAAGGATGGCCTCCTTTTACTGCGTTTGGCACACAGACCTGGGCTCACGCGCCAGAAAACTTTAATAAAAATCCAAACGGGAGCCTGTAGAACGGACTTTTTTTCCCAGCGTTATACTGAAAAATgtctaataacaaattataccCTTAACGTTTATATAATGATAATATTAGTTATTGTTGGAATTAGTAGACACTTTCATGCCAATTTTGCCTTTGTAGCTTCTATATCCCGATCCTCGGAGTACATTTCTATTCCGGGCTAACTTCAACTTTAATTTCTCATTCTTggtttttccttcatttgcattgtaattcatctttatttgatCATGTCATTGTAAATTTAAACGAACTCTAAACTTTTT of the Montipora foliosa isolate CH-2021 chromosome 14, ASM3666993v2, whole genome shotgun sequence genome contains:
- the LOC137984844 gene encoding melanocyte-stimulating hormone receptor-like, which gives rise to MSGQETIALVNAILNGPFVLVSIFANALVLTAIWRSPAMKSRPSMLILCSLALSDLLVGLVAQPIYIAKELSEDPSLQKIWDTLGNSLCGVSMWLITAKSVDRLLTVHYHLRYSAVVTISRVRFIVVIIWCVSFAYSGVYFWDIFWYDIFLAISTGTCLAISTFSYISIYRVVRRHHFRIRTQNAAVAVEGNENLHMKQLVKSTVNTFVFHISMLACYFPAYILLFLYSVSSSHNVWRKEWNFSMTLLLVNSSINPFLYYWRLRDLRLAIKETINMLLCRGKPAVNSS